A window of Paraburkholderia megapolitana genomic DNA:
TTCCGTGCAACTCGGCTATGCGGAAGCGGTGGCGGGCAACGGATAGGCTTCATGGGCGCTGGCTGCGAGAGAGACGGCGCCGGCGGCGCCGTTTTTCATTTCGGTGCCTTGCTGGCCGTCTAGTCTGCGAGGCGTGCCACAATTGCAACTTGGCGCGCGTCAGCGGGTCCGATTGTCAGATGCGACAGACGCGTCGCGAGCAGGCGAGCAGTAGCGATGCGATGCGCATGCCTTACCGGTTCTTAACGGCTTTACAGCAACAACGCAATAAATACGCAAAATGAACGCAGTCTTGAGACTCGATCAGGCAACCATCGTCCTGGTAGAAGACGACCCGCATAGCCGGGCGTCGTTGACCATGTTGCTCGAATCGGAAGGTGCACGCGTCGTGGCGGTAGCGGACGCGGAAGAGGGTGTCGAAGCGGCTGTACGCGAATTGCCCGATGCGGTGATCTGCGACCTCGACCTGCCCACCATGGACGGCTTCTATCTGATCCAGCGGCTACGCGATCACGAGATTCGCGGCGATCATGCGCCGTCGGTTGCCGTGGCGCTGACTGGCCACACCGACGACAGCTACCGGTTGCGCAGCATCGGCGAAGGCTTCCAGCATTTCATGATGAAGCCGGCACAGCCAGACGAACTCGTCACGCTGCTGCACGATGCGATCGATGCGCGTGCGGCGGGCATGCACTGAGCCGGGCACAATCGGCGCTTATCTGCTCGCTTACCTGCCGGTAGCGCTCGCAACCTTCTCGGAATGCTGTGCTGCTTCGCACGCGGCGCACAGGCCCTTCAATTCGATTTCATCGCCAGCGAGCCGGTAACCGGCGTCTTCGATCTGCGCGACGAGTGCCTGACGCAGCTTCGGTTGATGCAGCTCGGTGACGTCGCCGCATTGCTGGCACACGACGAGGATGCCGTGCTGACATTGCGTCAGATCGTGGCAGACAGTGAATGCGTTGATCGATTCGATCCGGTGGACGAGCCCCGCGGAAAGCAGGAAATCGAGCGCCCGATATACCGTAGGCGGCGCCGAGCCCGGATGGATCTGGCGCATGTCGTCGAGTAACGAATACGCCTTGGTCGCGCGGCCCGATTCCAGCAACAACTCCAGTACCTTGCGACGAATCGGCGTCAGTTTTTCACCGCGTTCGCGGCAATATTCGTCCGCGAGCGCGAGCGCGCTTTCCTGCGAACCGGCATGCGTGTGGGCGCTATCGTCGTGATGGTCGTGCGGTGCGGCAGCCGGTTTTCTGGCTGCCGGAGCGGGCTTGGCGTTCTTCATCGCGTGATTATAAGCGGCATCGCGAGCGGCTGCCGTCACTCGAACTGAACCGCAAAGCCGCGCTGTACGCCCGGCCGCGCAAACAGCGTCTCGTACCAGCGCTGCACGTGCGGATAATCGGCGAGATCGACCAGGTGGCGTTCGTGGCGCCACGCCCAGCCGAGAATCGCGAAGTCCGCCACCGACAAATCCCCCGCAACGAATTCCACCTGTGCGAGACGCCGGTCGAGCACGCCATAGAGCCGTCGCGTTTCTTCCGAATAACGCTGCAAGCCATAGCGCCGGTCGGTTTCCGATTCGAGCGCGGCGAAATGATGAACCTGTCCCGGGATCGGACCGAAGCCGCCCATCTGCCACATCAGCCATTCGAGCACCGGCACGCGTTCGCGCAGCGGTTTCGGCAGGAACTGGCCGGTTTTTTCGCCAAGATAGAGCAGCACCGCACCCGATTCGAACACGCTGATCGGTTGTCCGTCGGGACCGTCCGTATCGACGATTGCGGGGATCTTGTTGTTCGGGCTGATGCGCAGGAACTCCGGCTCGAACTGGTCGCCGCGGCCGATGTTCACCGACTTGATCGTGTAAGGCAGCCCCATTTCTTCGAGCGCAACCGTGACCTTGCGGCCATTCGGCGTGCCCCATGCATGTAGCGTGATTGTCATATGGTTGCGCCGGCGTGGGTCAGGTCAAGGGAAGGTCGACGTACTTCTTGAAGCCGGTGCGCGTGCCGAGACGCGAGTACCAGCGCTCGAGATTCGGCAGCAGCGGGCGCTCGACACCGTCGAGTCCGAACCAGCGCTTCGCATACGAGCCCAGCACGATGTCCGCGAGCGTGCAGTGCTCGCCTTCGATAAAGAAGCGCCCTTGCAGATGCGTATCGAGCAGCTTCCACAGCGCGCCGACGCTCAGCAGATCGGCGGCGAGCTTTGTCGTGTCGCGCTCGGCAGCGGGTGTGCGCACGAGCGCCCAGAACACCGGGCGTTCAGCCGGTTGCAGTGTGGACAGCGACCAGTCGAGCC
This region includes:
- a CDS encoding response regulator produces the protein MNAVLRLDQATIVLVEDDPHSRASLTMLLESEGARVVAVADAEEGVEAAVRELPDAVICDLDLPTMDGFYLIQRLRDHEIRGDHAPSVAVALTGHTDDSYRLRSIGEGFQHFMMKPAQPDELVTLLHDAIDARAAGMH
- a CDS encoding Fur family transcriptional regulator: MKNAKPAPAARKPAAAPHDHHDDSAHTHAGSQESALALADEYCRERGEKLTPIRRKVLELLLESGRATKAYSLLDDMRQIHPGSAPPTVYRALDFLLSAGLVHRIESINAFTVCHDLTQCQHGILVVCQQCGDVTELHQPKLRQALVAQIEDAGYRLAGDEIELKGLCAACEAAQHSEKVASATGR
- a CDS encoding glutathione S-transferase N-terminal domain-containing protein — its product is MTITLHAWGTPNGRKVTVALEEMGLPYTIKSVNIGRGDQFEPEFLRISPNNKIPAIVDTDGPDGQPISVFESGAVLLYLGEKTGQFLPKPLRERVPVLEWLMWQMGGFGPIPGQVHHFAALESETDRRYGLQRYSEETRRLYGVLDRRLAQVEFVAGDLSVADFAILGWAWRHERHLVDLADYPHVQRWYETLFARPGVQRGFAVQFE
- a CDS encoding glutathione S-transferase family protein; the encoded protein is MITLWGRANSVNVQKLLWCCDELALPYERIDAGLQYGRNNEPDYLSMNPTGRVPTLVDGDFVLWESNSILRYLVMQYAPSSFLYPVEPRARASVDRWLDWSLSTLQPAERPVFWALVRTPAAERDTTKLAADLLSVGALWKLLDTHLQGRFFIEGEHCTLADIVLGSYAKRWFGLDGVERPLLPNLERWYSRLGTRTGFKKYVDLPLT